From the Betaproteobacteria bacterium genome, the window GCCGATGCCGCGGCAAAACTGCGCAATGGCAGCGACACCGAGCTATACCGGTCCATCAGCCTGGTTACCCGCAAGATCGGCAAAGCCGACCTCGCGCCCACCACCGCGGAACTGAAACAGGCTGGCGTGGCTCGCGAAGGCTGGAATCCGTCGGACTGGAGCCTGGATCAGGCGGCACGCATTTATCTGCTGCTCATGTCCGGCACGGATGGCGCGACTTTCCTGCGCCGCCTGGACCAGCTCTGCAACACGGCCGACGTCGGCGAGCTCGTGGCCTTTTATCGCGGTCTGCCGCTGTATCCGGATCAATCCCGTTACGTGTTGCGTGCCGCGGAAGGGATACGCACCAACATGAAGGCGGTGTTCGAGGCCGTGGCGCACCGCAATCCGTATCCCGCAGAGCAACTATCCGAGCCTGCCTGGAACCAGATGGTGCTCAAGACAT encodes:
- a CDS encoding EboA domain-containing protein, which codes for MTPELLLKQWLESRLPADAQTWLADAAAKLRNGSDTELYRSISLVTRKIGKADLAPTTAELKQAGVAREGWNPSDWSLDQAARIYLLLMSGTDGATFLRRLDQLCNTADVGELVAFYRGLPLYPDQSRYVLRAAEGIRTNMKAVFEAVAHRNPYPAEQLSEPAWNQMVLKTLFIGSTLHPIVDLDRRANPVLARMLCDYAHERWAAGRPISPELWRCVGPHATGDMLRDLGRVLEKGTAPERNAAALALASSPDPAATGLLWAYPELSIAVSENKVSWQTLAGSA